The following nucleotide sequence is from Aphelocoma coerulescens isolate FSJ_1873_10779 chromosome 9, UR_Acoe_1.0, whole genome shotgun sequence.
TGCTCACCCAGCTGCCTTCCAGGCGGTCTCTGCTGGGGTGGGGCTGTGCCAGTCACACTCGCCAggacctgctctgcagagctgctttccatggTGTGTCCTGGTGCCTGGGGCTGCACCTCCCCAGGGGCAGGACCCTGCATAGCCCTTGGTTGAACTTTAGGAGGTTCTGTCGGCCCgtttctccagcctgtcaaggtccctGTGGGTGCAGCACCATCTCCTGGTGCCTCAGGCACTATATAGAGAACTGGGACTTACTTTCTCTTTTGGGCTTTTTCCTACACTTTAACCCCACACCCTGTGTCTGCCTGATCCCCATagctcctgccacagcttcGAAGTTTTTGCTACACTTTGTTTGCCACCATGGGTGTGCCCGTCTCTGCCGTTCCCGCTCCTGCTCCgaggctcctgctgcagcccatttCGCCATCCGGAGGGGCACCGGTGCCCCTGTGGGTAAAGGAATGTAAAACAAgccccttttttctctctccctcccctcgCCCCAGCCGCCATCACCCTGTGAGGGGAGAGGCGGCCGAGCTGGcggcacagcgccccctgcaggcggGGAAGCACCGCCCCGCCCtgccgggagccaccagcgcccctggcGGCCGCGGGTGGAACTGCAGCGAGGGGAAGGTGCCTGCGGCCGGGAGCGGCTGGCACCGGGCTCCTGGTTCTGTTTGTTGGTGCTGCCTCTctggttgtttgtttgtcttgttatatatatatatactagtaaagaactggtATTCCTTTTCCTGTATCTCTGCCTGAAAGCCCCATAATTTCAAAGTTGTAATAATTTAGGGGAAGGGGGTCATATTTTCCATCCCAGGAAGGTTCCCACCTTCTTTGGCAGACACCTTTTAAACCAAGACAACATGGAACGGTGACTTGGGAAGGCAAATGGCATCACTCCACACAtccccttcttcctccttcttccccccaggtttatatactgagcatgatgccataaggtctggaatatcccttgggtcagttggggtcacctgtcccggGTGTGTCCCCCCCCAACTTCCCATGCACTTCCAGCACTCTCCCCAGCATGGCCATACAAGgcgcaggaaaggccttggctctgtgtaagctctgttcagcaataacaaaaacatttgTAGATTAGCAAACCcatgttcagcacaaatccaaaacatattCACACCATCCATTGGGAAATTAACTCTACTCCAGCCAAAACCAACACACCTACATAACCGGAAATTTTATTCAAGTTGGTGATAAAACAGAAATACATTAATATCTTTTTGTCAATTTCAATACTCTGACATTTATTTGGAAACCAGTACTAGTTACAGATATTCTGCCACATGAAAGGGAATTTTCAATTTTCCATCCATATATTTTAAAGCATCTTTGTAATCTCCCAACATTCACAATGTCCCCCATCTTAAGAGAATTAGGTAggatttctccttttcctcatgCTCATCCTGATTATATAAAGGTTTATTGCTTTCTTCATAGCCATTTTTCAATTCATATCTTTTAATCCTAAACCAGGATTTTTCAACTCTCAGACTGCTGAAAACCATAATTTGATTAAACAGCCATTTTTTATATGAATAGAACAGACCAAAAAGAAGTGCAGACCCAAGTTTCCCTGTATCCTGACTCCTCAGTCTGTACCACATGATCACAGTGGTCAGAAATGAGCCCAGGCAGCAGTGACCCTGCTCGTGCCATAAGCACCCCCAAGGCTTTTACAGTGACCCACAATGAATGAAGGTGTTGATAAAGTGAACTGAGGAAGTGTTTTTCAGCTATTAGGGCACTCCTCTGGGTCTGGGAAACTGCAGATCTGGAACTTGACCTACCACTTCCTGGCAGATGCTCTTCGCAGCAGATGGCCACTTCTCTCACCTGGACCTCTGGTTTACCTACCTGAGCATGGGATCTTtttccactgctcagggagaggagtccttcccctgctgcaccaTGGGGTCCCTGCCATGGGAGGCAGTTCTCCGTGAACTTCTCCAGCTTGGTTCCACTCTCATGAGCAGCAGTCCTGCCAAATCTGCTGCagcgtgagtccctcccacgggcacacagtcctcccaaaactgctgtggcatgggtcactcttccacggggtgcagtcctccaaggacaggctgctccagcctgggaccaGGGCCCCCCCCCTCTTTCCACTGGGTCtgccactggatcacagcctcctccaggcatccaccccctctggcacaggcacctccccatgggctgtgggtggatctctgcatcccccgtggatccccaggggctgtgggtggatctctgcatcccccatggatccccaggggctgtgggtggatctctgcatccctcgtggatccccaggggctgtgggtggatctctgcatcccccatggatccccaggggctgtgggtggatctctgcatccctcgtGGAtctccaggggctgtgggtggatctctgcatccctcgtggatccccaggggctgtgggtggatctctgcatcccccgtggatccccaggggctgtgggtggatctctgcatcccctggggatccccaggggctgcaggggcccagctgcttcaccatggtcatcaccacggcctgcagaggcatcctggctctggtgcctggagcacctcctgcccctccttccccgctgaccttggtgtctccatgttgtttccctcacatgttctcaactcctcctcttctctggctggaaTTAACAGTGTGCCcccctttgttttgattttcttcttaaatctgttatcacagagATGTTACCAACATCTCTAATTGGCCCaggcttggccagcagcatgtccatcttcagagccatcagggactggctctgctggatgtggtggaagcttccagcagttTCTCACAGAGCTGTGGCCCCcttgctaccaaaaaccaggctctGCAAAACCAACACACTGCTGAACTGCAGAAGTAGGTCCACAGCACAGGGAGCCACTTGCAAGTCCCAAGGGGAAGGAGTTCAGTTTGCTTTCTGTCACACCTGAACTTCAGACTCTGAGGCTTCCTGGTGAAAACAGCCTTCAGCTGTACCTGTGCTGAAGCTGTGCTTTCAGCAGCACTCTTGGCTCACTTGCCAGAGCTCAGCATCCTGTACTTGACTGACATACATCTTACATGTATTCTGCCCTGACGCCTGTGAAGATTCACCTCCTCAAGGAGACCAGGGTGTTACCAAACCCATTTCATCTACAGAGAGAAGTCTGGTGATTGCTGCTACTGCCAGTACGACTGTATGGCCAGAGCCTCCTCCCACTAAGGAAGATTCTGTTCTCACCTGTATAAAAGCAGGTCATTTGCTGGTCAGACTTTTAGAGAAGTCTCTTCAGGCTTCTCCATTCCTATTCCACCTACACACTGGATGGGAAAAAAGAGCACAGACACCTGCCACCAAATGGAGCAAAACAACTTTCTGGATGTCAAGACAAAGAGATCTCTGCCCAGAGACTGTGGGCAAAAAGCATTCAGTGTGGGCTATGAGAGACAAGTGTGtgtctggggacactggggcaaGGAGGTTGGCATCAGCATGAAGGTGCATTTGTGAAGGCCATGGGGTgtcagaataaaaagaaaatacaacagTGTGTGTCCACAGGGGTGAGAGGGAGAGGAAATAAAACAAGCAGACAACTCCGAAGTGCTGTCTGGTGAAATGTGTCATGTTCCAGAGGACAATGAAGCTTTGCAGAGGTAGGGACAGCatgttttacctgctcaagcatCCTCCTGAGGTCAGCGTTGAATTTATTACTTTGTATTCTCTTCTTCCAGGGTTGCAACTACGCCCTGTAGACATTCCAGGATCATCTCTGAGAGTCATGACAGTTGTTTCCGTCCTGTGATGGCCTGCTGGGTATTCAGAGAGATTATGTGAGCTGGTGCCACGTGAACATTAGAACGGTGCTAGAAACAACATGTCAGGGAGAGTGACTGGACCAGGAACGGTCAGTGTTAAGCCACTTCTTCTCCAAGAGACACCAAGGGGGGCAGTGCCGGGAAAGAAGAGGCACTGGGGCAAGGGGGTGGTAACGGGACAAGAGGCACGGAGAAGCGGGGACGAGAGGCACCGTGGGACGAGGCTGGAGAGGAGACACGGGGGCTTAACGCGGGGGAACGAAGAGGCACGGGGAGGGGGTTGTTGGTAAGGAAGGGGGTTAAAGAGGGAGGTCCCGAGCCCAGCGGAGCTACCGGGGCCTAGCGGTACCTGCCGAGGCCGCGCCccgggctctggcagggacgccGGCGCGGCCCCGGAGCCGAGGCGTCGCCAGGGCCGCGCCCCGGGTTTGTTGTTAGCAGCGGCCGCGATGGCGGAGCGGGCGCCCCTGCCCGACTCGGTGCTGGTGCAGGTCctggcgctgctgccgctgcggGACCGGCTGCGAGCGGCCAGGTAGGGTCTCCCCGGGCGGGACCGGCCGCCTGCCGCTTCCCCGGCCCGGCGCTGACGGCTGCTCGCCTCCCCGCAGGGTCTGCCGGCGGTGGCAGCAGCTGGCGCAGGACCGAGCGGTCTGGACACATGTGGATCTGAGCCCTCACCGGGTACGGGCCGCCTGTCCGCacagcggggcggggggcggacACAGTTCCGCTGTGGGCAGGAGGGATGGGGGGAGGCGAGACCACCCCACTGTGGACAGGGACTGAGACTGGGGCGGGGGGTGGTGGTCAGATCACCCCGCTGCAGGCAGAAGCtgaggggaatggggggaacCACCCCACTGCGACAGGGGTGCCTTTCCCCACGCCATCCCCTGGAGCTAGGCCCTTTCATCCCCCCAGATCACCCGCCGCACGCTGTGGCACCTGGTGCGCCACCGCCTCCCTGACAGCCTGTGCACCCTGCGGATGCGGGGCATGCCTCGCTCGGGCGGCAAGCAGCGGCTCCTCTCACCGGCACTGCTGGCTGCCCTTCGGAAGCGCTGTCCCCAGCTCCATCGGCTGTGCCTGACCGAGACAGACCTCCGCCATGTCCCGTACGAGAGCATGCCCTCTTCTGTCACCACACTGGAGCTGAGCCTCTGCGACATCCCCGATGCCTGGTTCTGCGTCTCCCCTTCGGTGCCACCACCACAGGTACAACACCTCActatccacagcattcccacctTTTCTGACCATCATCTTCTTGACATTTCCTCACAGAACCACTTGAAGACACTGAGCCTTTGTGGCACCTACCGCATCACTGATATGGGGAtccaagcagcagctccacacCTGGAAGAGCTTGAACGTCTGATTCTGCGGCACTGCATCATTGGCGATGCTGCCATGGTATTCATTGGGCGCCACATGAAGCAGCTCCGCTACCTGGAAATCAGCAATGCCTACTTTCTGACAAACAGGGGGCTGGTTGCTATTGTGACACTGGAGCACCTGGAGACCCTGTGCCTTGATCTCTATGATTTGGTCTCCCTTGGTACTGTTATTGCTTTGTTGCAAGTGCTGCCTCGCCTGAACCACCTCAAATTAGGTGGAACTTGCTTTGAAGATGAACTCCTCGATAAAATTCAGGAGAATTTTCCACATTGCACCATATCTCACACTCCTTGATAGCCTGAAGTGCAATCCTTCCTTACTACACCTGAAGTGCTCCTTTTGTTTTGGTAAAGCCTGTTTTCCTGTATGTAGCTGTGGGACAGAATTCCCATTGGCcttaaaatattacattttttcaCATAAATATGTTAACAAGCTGTCATGTAAATAAGTTTGTTAACAAGCTTTTGGTAGGATTCCCCGCTCCTTGTTTTCCATGGATCAGAGGAATAGGAAAGCTGGGAAGCACACCCAGCTGTTGGGAACCCCACTGACCAAAAACTGGCTGGGGTGATGACAAGTTTAAGCTCTgtcttctcctctttctccactGCTGAGGACCAGGCAGCAGTGTAATGAGTGTAGAATTCAAGGAGTGAAGTGAGACACCCTGCTGTCACTGAAAAAGCAGACCTGGCAGCCAAAACCTCATGATTTCcaattccttctcctttccttgaaATTTGGATCTTCAAGTCACTTGTCAGACTGGTCATGAGGATTCCTGAACACCTGGTCCCAAGAGCCAGACATCCTGTTTGCCCCTGGGCATTGCTGGGGCTGTCGTTACCTCTGGGTTTTGCTGGTAACATCCACGTTTTCTCATCATCTGTTGTCTCCATTcacttcctcttcctccctcatCCCCCAATTTCTTAACACCAGATAACCGCCCACATGTTGTTatgttgttattattaatttttattctatATTTTAAAGCGaatattgtatttattttaaaaaacttgCAAGCTTTTAActttaatttgaacccctgttTTTAGGGCTTGGGAGTTTTTTAACCTGCTTCGGCATCTCTCCTGCCCCTTAGGACTGCCTTCCTTTTGACAAGAGCATCCTACAGGAAACGGAGCAGGACAACTAATGCCTCAGTTGAGCTTTTTCTGCCTTGTTTTCATCCCAAACGCCCCCTGCCCTCCATTCAGCTGCAGCCCATGCAATAAACCTTTGGGTTTTAGACAGTGCTGGATGGCAGTGACCCTCCCTGTGGTGAAATCCTCATTGCTGTCGGGTGGCCTTTGTGCCCTGGACTCTTTTTTGTTCCTAAACCCAGTCTCAGGGTAGCTTCAGGTAAAAGGTAAAATGTGCTTTGGAAAGCATCCCAAGGCTGCTGACTTAGTAACTACCACTCCGTGTTTATCCCAGGCAAGGAGATTAACACTGGTGGAATTAGCCTCATTAAAACCTCCAGCATTATCTGTTCCAGCACTctctgggatggggagggacagtatgacaggaaaagggaaaattaaaacCAGTAAAAATCCATCAGTCAGTCAAGGCACAGTGAGATGCAGCAAGAACCTCGATGTTCTCCTGATCTTTGTACCAGGATCTTTGCAGTCCTGATGGCACAACAACAGACTTTAACATCCCCACAGTCACAACATGCCAGTTTTCCATTAACTAACTGCTAAACAGGGGACAGCAATTACAAGTTGATATGGTGCAAAGTGGAGTGTTTCAGGTTTGGAAGCAGGAGGGGAGCTGTAAATATTGGATGACTATGGGCAAATTAGGGGCATAAAAGACTGAAAGGTCTTTAATCAGAAGTTCTGGTTCTACTCACCCTCCCCACATACCTGCTTGAAGCTCTTTGGAGGGCTGTTCTTGATCTTTGTTTCTTCTGATTTCCAAATTCAAGGGGTTTCTACTCAGTTCATCTCCATTTCATCTTTTGCTGACTTGAGCGTTTCTTCCCCCAACCCCACCTTCTAGGTATTCATATGCACATCATTACATCAAAGcccaaatgtttttaaaaatacataataaatGTCCAACAGAGACAGCTAAACCTTCAGCAAAGCCAGGACATGGAACTGGTCTTAGCATTCTCAAAGGAGTAGCAGTCCACAGCCCTCTAAGTGAATAGAAAACTCAGAGAAGCCATAACATTTGGGGTTATCAGTCATTGCAGGGAACAACCATTGATTACCAAGCTGCTGCTTTGCCTCTTCACACAAACTTGCACACATGTACCACGATTTCATACATGTATGTATTTAATATTCAGACCCAGGTCTTTTATCAGACCCaaatccattttattttctcGGCCATGTGTATCTGCTCGTGCCTTCTGTGGTAATTTCCAAAGTATTTCCTATCTTCCAGACCCGCTCATTTTCACACTTGGAGTAAACCCTCTCAGAAACCAGAGAATTTGTCCCTTTTAAAATCCAAACAGATGGGGAAGAATCACAATAAAAGCACTGCCTGAGGGATGATGGGGGACGGGACGAGGTGAGACCGGAGATGTGACACCGGGAACACCGGGGAGGAACGAAGAGGCACCGGCAGCCGGGGCGTGATAGGGACAGGGGGCAAGGGGCACCGAGCAGGTGACAGAGGGACAAGAGGCACCGTGGGACGAGGCTGGAGAGGAGACATGGGGGCTTAACGCAGGGGAACGAAGAGGCACGAGGAGGGGGTTGTTGGTAAGGAAGGGGGTTAAAGAGGGAGGTCCCGAGCCCAGCGGAGCTACCGGGGCCTAGCGGTACCTGCCGAGGCCGCGCCccgggctctggcagggacgccGGCGCGGCCCCGGAGCTGAGGCGTCGCCAGGGCCGCGCCCCGGGTTTGTTGTTAGCAGCGGCCGCGATGGCGGAGCGGGCGCCCCTGCCCGACTCGGTGCTGGTGCAGGTCctggcgctgctgccgctgcggGACCGGCTGCGAGCGGCCAGGTAGGGTCTCCCCGGGCGGGACCGGCCGCCTGCCGCTTCCCCGGCCCGGCGCTGACGGCTGCTCGCCTCCCCGCAGGGTCTGCCGGCGGTGGCAGCAGCTGGCGCAGGACCGAGCGGTCTGGACACATGTGGATCTGAGCCCTCACCGGGTACGGGCCCATACCCCTCTCAGCCCCCTCAGACCCCATACCCCTTTCAGCCCCCTCAGACCCCATACCCCTCTCAGCCCCCTCAGACCCCATACCCCTTTCAGCCCTCACAGCCCCATAGCGCTCTAAGCTCCCATAGCGTTCAATGCTGTCTCATTCCCCATAGCCCCCATAGCCCCCATAGTTCCCACAGCCCCCTGAACTCTCATAGCCCTCACAGGTCTCACAACCCTCACAGCCCCCACAACTCTTCATAACCCCCATAACCCTTCACAGCCCCCATTGCACTCTAGGAGTGGCAGAATGTGACAGTACATACAGCTGAAAAGGAAAGTACATGGCACCGGCATGTTTTGACAGAAGCAGTTTTCTGGACTCCTGTcttgacacatttctctgtgcgagaagtagatgGACATTTCAGACTCTGAGAGACTTGAAAGTGCATGATGCTACGGAATACAGCCGAGAATGAAAGTGCACCATGATTGTGTGGGCAGTTTTCAGGCTGCAAGAAAAGTAACTGCCGCTTGACTGTGGTGCGAGTACAAGTTTGCAAACGTAAGGAAAGGCCAGTGAAGTCTTTCTATTCTGGCACATTTTCTTTGAGAGCAGCGGACTTTGGATGTCTACAAGGGATGGTTTGGAGATAACCACGGCGTACCTCCGTCTGTGTCAAGCACCCAGCGCCgctcagcagctcccagtaGATGGGGCTGTGTGCCTATAAAGCAGCCCAAAGCGCCGCTCCCGGGGTGGACACGGCTGGTCACGGCCCTCACACGAAACGCGTCAGGACACAAAGGCTTTGCTGACCTTCCCGTTCTACTTGCAACCTCTTATTTGCGTCACACTCACACGGCAACACGAACTCCTTCCCAATTATATGTGCTAATATGTTTTTTCACTCTCACAGAGCCCAGCTGCAACACTGAAAGCATCCAACAAAAATATAACTCACGAAAGTGCCAggtgagaaagctcttgctggcTGCTACTTCAACGGCACCGAAGTATGTGCTTCAAAACTGCAGCACATACCCTGCTGTctgcactctccttctcagctctgtgTACTATCACAATCCTTCAGCCTCACAGAGTCAGAATACAAAACTGAACCCTACCACTGATTGCTCAGACACTAAAGGTACCAGGACAAAAAGATCAACAGCTGGGCTTTTACATTCCCCCTGTAATggttcaacagctctaaccaATACCACTGTATACTAGGAAAATCACTTGAACTGACCAAGACCACCCTATGTGGatccaaaattattttccttgtcAGAGAAGGAAACTATGACCCCATCTCAAAAGAAATGTGATCCTGTCTGCAAAACAGAAGGCATTTGGGAAGTGATCCCATACAAAGGTGCTCGAACACTGTTACTGGGCATTACCTCCCCTAGGCTGTACACCAAGACTCAGGATAGCTGCTTACTTTGCCCAGAATAAATGTAGAGCTAAAAATTTCAGAAGACCG
It contains:
- the LOC138114689 gene encoding F-box/LRR-repeat protein 12-like isoform X1; amino-acid sequence: MAERAPLPDSVLVQVLALLPLRDRLRAARVCRRWQQLAQDRAVWTHVDLSPHRITRRTLWHLVRHRLPDSLCTLRMRGMPRSGGKQRLLSPALLAALRKRCPQLHRLCLTETDLRHVPYESMPSSVTTLELSLCDIPDAWFCVSPSVPPPQVQHLTIHSIPTFSDHHLLDISSQNHLKTLSLCGTYRITDMGIQAAAPHLEELERLILRHCIIGDAAMVFIGRHMKQLRYLEISNAYFLTNRGLVAIVTLEHLETLCLDLYDLVSLGTVIALLQVLPRLNHLKLGGTCFEDELLDKIQENFPHCTISHTP
- the LOC138114673 gene encoding F-box/LRR-repeat protein 12-like — translated: MAERAPLPDSVLVQVLALLPLRDRLRAARVCRRWQQLAQDRAVWTHVDLSPHREWQNVTVHTAEKESTWHRHVLTEAVFWTPVLTHFSVREVDGHFRL
- the LOC138114689 gene encoding F-box/LRR-repeat protein 12-like isoform X2; protein product: MAERAPLPDSVLVQVLALLPLRDRLRAARVCRRWQQLAQDRAVWTHVDLSPHRITRRTLWHLVRHRLPDSLCTLRMRGMPRSGGKQRLLSPALLAALRKRCPQLHRLCLTETDLRHVPYESMPSSVTTLELSLCDIPDAWFCVSPSVPPPQNHLKTLSLCGTYRITDMGIQAAAPHLEELERLILRHCIIGDAAMVFIGRHMKQLRYLEISNAYFLTNRGLVAIVTLEHLETLCLDLYDLVSLGTVIALLQVLPRLNHLKLGGTCFEDELLDKIQENFPHCTISHTP